Proteins from a genomic interval of Ramlibacter algicola:
- a CDS encoding GAF domain-containing sensor histidine kinase has translation MQSTTSPTSGEGLDSIVRHLQTHAEPATPSELLVATAEGAEVLLEPVIPSLLATVRATLAMDVVFVSEFVGGRRVFKHVVTGDKPVIAASGSDPLETSWCQRVVDGRLPRFIPDTAVHYERGDVEPPAFPIGTHLSVPIVLGDGQCFGTLCCFSFERRPAIQEGDLALLHAVARLLAAGEDRRRTACVPREASPPARTAVGHEADIAAISAIEAVPRMLDVVCRSTGMGFAAIARVTESRWICCASRDQIGFGLGPGGELVLETTICNEIRQHHEPVVIDDVAASGAYRTHHTPAQYGFRSYISFPILRKDGSFWGTLCAIDPQPAQLDNPQTLGMFRLFADLLGFHLEATDRLRASEAAQRLEADTSRRREQFVAALGHDIRTPLQAVMGGLAVLERVPDRVPQVAPVMRRSATRISALVQDLMDLARGQLGTGMRVEPILCADLPERLAHVVEEQRTARPDSRIEFDCRLDGPVWCDPARIEQVASNLLANAVAHGTPGQPITVTATTEGDEFHFRSSNAAPRMSPADVGRLFQPYFRPADRDASGGLGLGLYIVSEIARAHRGTAAAAAEEGAVSFTVRIPRSPAGAAPAAA, from the coding sequence ATGCAATCGACGACGAGCCCGACATCGGGCGAGGGCCTGGACAGCATCGTCCGGCATCTCCAGACCCACGCGGAACCCGCAACCCCTTCCGAACTGCTGGTCGCCACGGCCGAAGGTGCCGAAGTCCTGCTGGAACCTGTCATCCCCTCCCTGCTCGCCACGGTGCGCGCGACGCTCGCCATGGACGTGGTCTTCGTCTCCGAGTTCGTCGGGGGCCGGCGCGTGTTCAAGCACGTGGTGACGGGCGACAAGCCGGTCATCGCCGCCAGCGGCTCCGACCCGCTGGAGACGTCGTGGTGCCAGCGTGTGGTCGACGGGCGCCTGCCGCGCTTCATCCCGGACACCGCGGTGCACTACGAGCGCGGCGACGTTGAGCCACCAGCATTCCCGATCGGCACGCACCTGAGCGTGCCCATCGTCCTCGGTGACGGACAGTGCTTCGGCACGCTGTGCTGCTTCAGCTTCGAGCGCCGCCCCGCGATCCAGGAAGGCGACCTGGCGCTGCTGCACGCCGTCGCACGGTTGCTCGCCGCGGGCGAGGACCGGCGGCGCACGGCATGCGTTCCACGCGAAGCGTCCCCGCCTGCAAGGACGGCCGTTGGCCATGAAGCCGATATCGCTGCCATCTCGGCCATCGAGGCCGTGCCCCGGATGCTGGACGTGGTGTGCCGCTCCACCGGCATGGGCTTCGCCGCGATCGCCCGCGTGACCGAGTCGCGCTGGATCTGCTGCGCGTCGCGCGACCAGATCGGCTTCGGCCTCGGCCCCGGTGGCGAGCTGGTGCTGGAGACCACGATCTGCAATGAGATCCGGCAGCACCACGAGCCGGTGGTCATCGACGACGTGGCGGCCAGTGGTGCCTACCGAACGCACCACACGCCGGCGCAGTACGGCTTCCGCAGCTACATCTCGTTCCCGATCCTGCGCAAGGACGGCTCGTTCTGGGGAACGCTGTGCGCCATCGACCCGCAGCCCGCGCAGCTGGACAACCCGCAGACGCTGGGCATGTTCCGCCTGTTCGCCGACCTGCTCGGATTCCACCTGGAGGCCACGGACCGCCTGCGCGCCAGCGAGGCGGCGCAGCGACTGGAGGCCGACACTTCGCGCCGCCGTGAGCAGTTCGTCGCGGCACTGGGCCACGACATCCGCACGCCGCTGCAGGCCGTCATGGGCGGGCTTGCGGTGCTCGAGCGCGTGCCCGACCGGGTGCCGCAAGTGGCGCCCGTGATGCGGCGCAGCGCCACGCGCATCAGCGCGCTGGTGCAGGACCTGATGGACCTGGCGCGGGGCCAGCTCGGCACGGGCATGCGCGTGGAGCCCATCCTGTGCGCCGACCTGCCCGAGCGGCTGGCGCACGTGGTGGAGGAGCAGCGCACCGCGCGGCCGGACAGCCGCATCGAGTTCGACTGCCGGCTGGACGGTCCGGTGTGGTGCGACCCCGCCCGCATCGAACAGGTAGCATCCAACCTGCTGGCCAACGCCGTCGCGCATGGCACGCCCGGCCAGCCGATCACGGTGACGGCGACGACCGAAGGCGACGAGTTCCATTTCCGTTCGTCGAATGCCGCGCCGCGCATGTCGCCGGCCGACGTCGGCCGCCTCTTCCAGCCCTACTTCCGGCCCGCGGACCGCGATGCCTCCGGCGGGCTGGGCTTGGGCCTCTACATCGTGTCCGAGATCGCCAGGGCGCACCGCGGGACGGCGGCCGCCGCAGCGGAAGAAGGCGCCGTGTCGTTCACGGTTCGCATCCCGCGTTCGCCGGCAGGCGCCGCGCCGGCCGCAGCTTGA
- a CDS encoding BON domain-containing protein, with translation MSKLLLALVAAVSLAACSNMPGAPGGPTRTAGQAVDDATIGTKVKAAIVKDPELSALKVNVDTTQGNVRLKGEVKSVTLRQRAEALARSVEGVKSVDNQLIVTGG, from the coding sequence ATGTCCAAACTGCTTCTCGCCCTCGTGGCGGCCGTCTCGCTCGCTGCCTGCAGCAACATGCCCGGCGCCCCGGGCGGCCCGACCCGCACCGCCGGGCAGGCCGTCGACGACGCCACCATCGGCACCAAGGTGAAGGCCGCGATCGTCAAGGACCCGGAACTGAGCGCGCTCAAGGTCAACGTCGACACCACCCAGGGCAACGTGCGCCTGAAGGGCGAAGTGAAGAGCGTCACCCTGCGCCAGCGTGCCGAAGCGCTCGCGCGCAGCGTCGAGGGCGTCAAGTCCGTCGACAACCAGCTGATCGTCACCGGCGGCTGA
- the aat gene encoding leucyl/phenylalanyl-tRNA--protein transferase produces MKLPWLDPGDNFPPVAQAWDEDQPAPGLLAAGGALDVPTLERAYGAGIFPWFSEGQPILWWSTDPRMVLFTAEFRLHRSLRKTMQHFATSPTCEIRVDTAFARVIRSCASSPRDGQSGTWIVPDMVHAYEAFHAAGHAHSIETWIDGELAGGLYCVNLGRAVFGESMFTRRTDASKIALGALVAFCRVHGIDVIDCQQNTRHLASLGAREVPRAQFVADVARRVRLPAPQWKFDPVYWDALLPPSQKPA; encoded by the coding sequence ATGAAGCTCCCCTGGCTCGATCCCGGTGACAACTTCCCCCCCGTCGCGCAGGCGTGGGACGAAGACCAGCCCGCGCCCGGGTTGCTCGCCGCGGGCGGCGCGCTCGACGTGCCGACGCTGGAGCGCGCATACGGTGCGGGCATCTTCCCGTGGTTCAGCGAAGGCCAGCCGATCCTCTGGTGGAGCACCGACCCCCGGATGGTGCTGTTCACCGCCGAGTTCCGTTTGCACCGCTCGCTGCGCAAGACGATGCAGCACTTTGCCACCTCGCCAACCTGCGAGATCCGCGTCGACACGGCGTTCGCGCGCGTGATCCGCTCCTGCGCATCCAGCCCGCGCGACGGCCAGTCGGGCACGTGGATCGTGCCGGACATGGTGCACGCGTACGAGGCGTTCCACGCCGCCGGCCACGCGCACAGCATCGAGACCTGGATCGACGGCGAACTCGCCGGCGGCCTGTACTGCGTGAACCTGGGTCGAGCGGTCTTCGGCGAATCGATGTTCACCCGCCGCACGGACGCTTCCAAGATCGCGCTCGGGGCGCTGGTTGCCTTCTGCCGCGTGCACGGCATCGACGTGATCGACTGCCAGCAGAACACGCGCCATCTCGCCTCGCTCGGCGCGCGGGAAGTGCCGCGCGCGCAATTCGTCGCGGACGTGGCGCGGCGGGTGCGGCTGCCCGCGCCGCAGTGGAAATTCGACCCCGTATACTGGGACGCACTCCTCCCGCCGTCGCAGAAGCCCGCGTGA
- a CDS encoding MBL fold metallo-hydrolase gives MKLSIRLATLACMAAALAAPAAAQVVKVTPLGGFDGEFCAQDRALVFEDPNGTRVLYDPGRTVMGAEDPRLGKIDIVLVTHTHGDHLGNAHTKAIGAGQCNAPDASVSDLPDGNATRIALAKKAKIVTGSDMPSFFAAKLRALGGNPADSVLARFGGSVTIGGVRIATVTAMHSNGLDPDYIPGDLGKAMKSAGIWGDVGLATGYVLKFSNGLAVYLSGDTGITADQDAVVRRLYNAKLAVMNIGDGFTTGPAEAAYVINELVQPASVIASHANEASTSGGKVRPGSKAEAFIKAVKVPVYLPLSGRMMAFDAGGKCVDGCAANAP, from the coding sequence ATGAAGCTTTCCATTCGCCTCGCCACCCTGGCCTGCATGGCCGCCGCGCTGGCCGCTCCCGCCGCCGCGCAAGTCGTCAAGGTCACGCCGCTCGGCGGCTTCGACGGCGAGTTCTGCGCGCAGGACCGCGCCCTCGTCTTCGAAGATCCCAACGGCACCCGCGTGCTGTACGACCCGGGCCGCACCGTCATGGGCGCCGAGGATCCGCGCCTGGGCAAGATCGATATCGTGCTCGTCACCCACACGCACGGCGACCACCTGGGCAACGCGCACACCAAGGCCATCGGCGCCGGGCAGTGCAACGCGCCGGATGCGTCGGTGTCCGACCTGCCCGACGGCAACGCGACCAGGATCGCGCTCGCCAAGAAGGCCAAGATCGTCACCGGCAGCGACATGCCGTCGTTCTTCGCCGCCAAGCTGCGTGCCCTCGGCGGCAATCCGGCCGATTCGGTGCTGGCCCGCTTCGGCGGCAGCGTCACCATCGGCGGGGTGCGCATCGCCACGGTCACGGCGATGCACAGCAACGGCCTCGATCCGGACTACATCCCCGGCGACCTGGGCAAGGCGATGAAGTCCGCCGGCATCTGGGGTGACGTCGGCCTGGCCACGGGTTACGTGCTCAAGTTCAGCAACGGCCTGGCCGTGTACCTGTCGGGCGACACCGGCATCACGGCGGACCAGGACGCCGTCGTGCGCCGCCTCTACAACGCCAAGCTCGCCGTGATGAACATCGGCGATGGCTTCACGACCGGCCCGGCCGAGGCGGCCTACGTCATCAACGAACTGGTCCAGCCGGCATCCGTCATCGCGTCGCACGCCAACGAAGCCAGCACCAGCGGCGGCAAGGTGCGCCCGGGCAGCAAGGCCGAAGCGTTCATCAAGGCAGTGAAGGTGCCCGTGTACCTTCCGCTGTCGGGCAGGATGATGGCCTTCGACGCCGGCGGCAAGTGCGTCGACGGTTGCGCTGCAAACGCCCCCTAG